In Desulfopila inferna, the following are encoded in one genomic region:
- a CDS encoding B12-binding domain-containing radical SAM protein has protein sequence MKILLINPPNCGRSIPEEEYGISSLKMIFRGEPLALEVLAGNLDAHDVKLLDLKAEPDGLENLLGGGYSPELVGFTAVTCEANTVLKLAHSIKKQSLTSSPIIVVGGHHASSDPEFFNRAEFDYVVAGLGKLSFHLLADELASGKKNSSIPGVAATRPGKKLDFGGKGYSLLDLVDHKAPRYELVEKYRQKYVMSGVGGQVGFVATAFGCTHSCFFCSIPAMTGGRYLSHSVSAIVRDIQLLPDIPLIRFVDANTFGDLQFSRILAEKILQLDLQKKIVADIRADTVVRNPELLRIWHRAGLTAVVIGFEEIDDGRLRGMNKKSSLAVNIEALKILAEIGIKVIGDFIISPDYTAEDFARLSRFIEDSTISLPIPSILTPIPGTPLYRKCREILEIKDLDYYTFSNAVLPTVLPKKEFYTLYSHLMKDLHQHITKS, from the coding sequence ATGAAAATTCTACTTATTAATCCACCCAACTGCGGTAGATCAATCCCCGAAGAGGAATATGGAATATCCTCTCTTAAGATGATTTTCCGTGGTGAACCTCTGGCACTTGAGGTTCTGGCCGGAAATCTAGATGCCCATGACGTTAAACTCCTCGACCTGAAGGCGGAACCGGATGGCCTGGAGAATCTCCTCGGTGGCGGCTATTCTCCAGAACTTGTCGGTTTCACAGCTGTAACCTGTGAAGCCAACACGGTGCTAAAGCTGGCACATTCAATTAAAAAACAGAGTTTAACCAGCTCTCCGATTATTGTCGTCGGCGGCCATCACGCCTCCTCCGACCCGGAATTTTTTAACAGAGCGGAATTTGATTATGTAGTTGCCGGCCTTGGCAAACTCTCCTTTCACCTCCTTGCCGATGAGCTTGCTTCCGGCAAGAAGAATAGCTCTATCCCCGGTGTGGCCGCTACCAGGCCCGGGAAAAAACTGGACTTCGGCGGAAAGGGTTACTCCCTGTTAGATCTGGTCGATCACAAAGCCCCTCGCTATGAATTGGTAGAAAAGTATCGCCAAAAGTATGTGATGAGTGGTGTCGGCGGCCAGGTGGGTTTTGTCGCCACCGCTTTCGGATGCACCCACAGCTGTTTTTTCTGTTCCATTCCGGCCATGACCGGAGGCAGGTATCTGAGCCATTCGGTCTCCGCCATCGTCAGGGATATCCAGCTTTTACCTGACATTCCCCTGATACGCTTCGTCGATGCCAACACCTTCGGAGATCTTCAATTCTCCAGAATATTAGCCGAAAAGATCCTCCAGCTTGATCTGCAGAAAAAGATAGTTGCCGATATCCGGGCTGATACCGTGGTGCGCAATCCGGAATTGCTGAGGATCTGGCACCGGGCCGGGTTGACTGCGGTCGTCATTGGTTTTGAAGAGATCGATGACGGCCGCCTGCGTGGAATGAACAAAAAATCGAGCCTGGCGGTAAATATCGAGGCCCTGAAGATTCTCGCTGAAATCGGCATTAAGGTAATCGGGGATTTTATCATTTCACCGGACTATACCGCTGAAGATTTCGCGCGGTTGAGCAGGTTCATCGAGGACTCAACCATCAGCCTGCCCATCCCTTCAATTCTGACGCCGATCCCAGGCACGCCTCTTTACCGGAAATGTCGGGAAATCCTTGAAATCAAAGATCTCGACTATTATACATTTTCCAACGCGGTACTGCCGACAGTGCTGCCGAAAAAAGAGTTCTATACCTTGTATTCGCATCTCATGAAAGACCTGCATCAACATATTACCAAGAGCTGA